ggaagtttacatggtaatgtacatcatatattttttttagttttatcattctcttattttagaagttacggggggggggacacacattttaccactttggaagtgtctttcgcgcaaactattcagtttagaaaaaaatgatattagaaacctcaatatcatttttgaagacctatccatagataccccacacgtatgggtctgatgaaaaaaaaatttttgagtttcagttcgaagtatggggaaccccaaaaatttattgttttttttctatttttgtgtgaaaatcttaatgcggttcacagaatacatctacttaccaagtttcaacagtatagttcttatagtttcggagaaaagtggctgtgacatacggacggacagacagacggacagacggacagacggacagacagacagacagacatgacgaatctataagggttccgttttttgccatttggctacggaaccctaataaaaagcggccaagtgcgagtcggactcgcccatgaagggttccgtatttaagcgatttatgacgtattaaaaaaaaactacttactagatctcgttcaaaccaattttcggtggaagtttacatggtaatgtacatcatatattttttttagttttatcattctcttattttagaagttacagggggggggacacacattttaccactttggaagtgtctctcgcgcaaactattcagtttagaaaaaaatgatattagaaacctcaatatcatttttgaagacctatccatagataccccacacgtatgggtttgataaaaaaaaaatttgagtttcagttcgaagtatggggaaccccaaaaatttattgttttttttctatttttgtctgaaaatcttaatgcggttcacagaatacatctacttaccaagtttcaacagtatagttcttatagtttcggagaaaagtggctgtgacatacggacggacagacagacggacagacagacagacagacatgacgaatctataagggttccgttttttgccatttggctacggaaccctaaaaaccggccaagtgcgagtcggactcgcgcacggagggttccgcaccatcaacaaaaaatagagcaaaacaagcaaaacatcggtcacccatccaagtactgaccccgcccgacgttgcttaacttcagtcaaaaatcacgtttgttgtatgggagccccacttaaatctttattttattctgtttttagtatttgttgatatagcggcaacagaaatacatcatctgtgaaaatttcaactgtctagctatcacggttcgtgagatacagcctggtgacagacggacggacggacggacagcggagtcttagtaatagggacccgtttttaccctttgggtacggaaccctaaaaattgcctTGATAATACGGTCGATATTTGAACCTTtggtttacaaaaataatatcatACCCTGAACTACGCGAATTCGACGACGCTACCGTACTCCCGGCATCCGAGTACAAATCGCAGTCCTTATTAGCATAAGAGATATCGATCTCTGGCGCGTTCCTCTTGGTTTCTCTGACGATGAAGAGACGGTCTCTGTGTTTTGTGAATGTACCCCAGTTTCGTTCGATTAGCTCTTGAAGGTTTCCATATTCTTCCATCACAGCCGGTAGTAGATGGTCGTCTAAAAATTAGAATATTAATATTAGAATTTGAAGAATGACTCTTGCACATGGTGCATGTTAGGCtgcttacagacgagcgacagtacgcgacacactgtcggcgacggtcgctgacgaccgcctgcgacggctatcggcgacggtcggtgatagctgtcgcggcgtcgctcttgtgtcacagcacgcagttgtcgatgtgtagttcaagagatagcacgtattttctttaaacaataatgcatcagcatcaaaatcgtcattactcattttgaaaaagaaaatacgtgctctttcttgaactacacatcgaagactgcgtgctgtgacacaagagcgacgccgcgacagctatcaccgaccgtcgccgaccgtcgccgacagtcgcCGACAGTCGCCGACagtcaccgaccgtcgccgatagccgtcgcaggcggtcgtcagcgaccgtcgccgacagtgtgtcgcgtactgtcgctcgtctgtaagcaGCCTAACTTGCGCGTGTGAGTAGGGAGGATATGGGGCTTCTGGCGCACTTTAGGTAtttatccccccccccccccccgcgagGTGGTGGGAGGGGGAAGCCATAATGCACTAAGGGCGCATTTACAGTGGGTCGGCTGTATACAGTCTACGTAATATAgtcggtcaaaccaaatttgtcagtaaataagaacaaaaaaactatactcatccttttcttttgggtgctagtactagtgtaagacaaagatagtacctATGATtctgtttatgtttgaaatgagacagtcctttgacaagctATAGTATGAAATACCTAGCATTGTTCACATTGACACTGTGACaagggggctgttcataaagcacgtcatctatttttgccaaatttgcccccccccccccctaaaatcatccaaaaaccATGCTtggaatgaccccgtttccccAAAGCCCCATGGTACGTAAATCAAACTCTTTGACTGTaccgttattaaaaaaaactgttctgCTGGTACAATTTTTAAAGGTTCTTGAGTGATCAAAGACGGAGGACGCAGTAAAAGGCCCCCAAACGGGTTAATCGACGATCTATGTAAGATCTTTGCGTTGAATGGTTGGATGCTACCAACGGTTGACCAGTCGTAGAGATCCATGGACCTAAATAGTTTGTCGCCAGAAGTTTTGCCAAAAGGTGCCTGATgtattactaatatttcttcGGAACCTTACACTACACGATGTTTCTTATCTTGTTCtgtatacagtcgccatcagatttatcggagcggccagagcgttcacaaatatttgaacacgcctctattgtcaaggcgttaaagagcttgtttacatatttttgagcaccttggctgccccgatatatctgatggtgagttggtgactgtacataaaaacaaTGTTCCCAACATACCTTTAAGTTCACCAAGCTTATACATGAAACAGAGTCGCAGGGCAGACTTAAATAAGCGGCCTTCAATAGCGTATTTGACTATCtccgctttgtcgttacaaaaCTGTTCTAATAACGTTAGGCCTTCTCCTTGGCGCTTTTCATCTTTTAAACCGTTTGCCAACTCCCTAGAAAaggtgataaatatttaaataaatatgtagtacaTTTTCATCGTATTTGTTTCtcttttaggtattttaaaaaagcTAAACAAACCACTCATCTTTACTTTTATTGTAAAGCTGATaatgataggtacagtcacgctccgttaTTGTTACACCATTTAGGGCTCTAGCACAgagtaagtaatagtactaccatacagaaaggacacttcctacaaaaccgaagtttgacaccgattcagggtcgaatcatgatatccctatcaaatttatggcactatccctttcggctatttagggttgtcaaaattcaagtcattatcttatctgtggtcgtgcacgcaaagggacgtcaagtggtgtcaaccctaataattgatcggagcaatgctgagccgaacggagccgagattgcccgaagtcaggagtgtctccccaccggttctagctaaattggaaattccatagcgtaagtatagaacaaccaatttagctgggACCCTAAATGgtgtaacaatcccgtgtggtgactgtacaaggtCACTATAACTGGACTAAACCAACGGTATGTATCATTGGTTATTATGTTATTGCCTGCAAAGAGATCTTAGCGCCATCTAGCTCAGCTGTAAAACTCGGGTGCACGATTTTTTTCTTAGATTTTACACCTCTTCTACGTGACCGGGACCATCAAGTTTTGTggtttgcatttgtttgtttACTTTCTTTTAAAAACCTTAAACGACAGATTTTAGTGgggtacattaggtacatacCAGCATATAACGGATTGTTCATCCTTCGATCTTGTACATAATAGTTTAACTACTAATTCCCATTCTAAAGCATCCTTATAACATTCAATAGCCTTTTCAATATTATTAGCTCGTTCATAAATAATGCCAGCCTCAGTGTATTGTTTCTTTAGTCTCAAATGGAGTCCAAAATCTTCTGCTATTTCAGTGTAAATTTCATCTCCGTTATTGAACAATCTTAAAGCTTCTCTATACAGACTGTGATATTTAACAAACGTTTTTAACTCATCATATTTGTCTTGCCCACATTTCGCAAGACATTCCACCGCTCTGGTAAATCTTTTCAACTGTTTGTTAATAGAGAACCTTTTATAACTTTCTTCCATGCTGTTGAATTCATTGAGCATTGGGACATATTCCTTGGGGTCTTTTTGCGATTTGTTAGCTACTAGTAGGACTAAATCGAAGTCATACATCCCTAATGCTACATCGAAGAGTTGGTTAACGTCTACCATGTACAACAGGTACTTTAGGGCTTCATCTGAGGTCACAGGAAGCTTGCCACTAGTTTCTTTCGTTTTCAGATCTTTTATAACAGTCAAAGCTGATTCTAAATCTTCAACAGTATTCATTTTTACATAAGTTGTAAGAATTGGTAAGATCTTCGTGTCTTTATCTGGCCTTTTCATCAAATGAGTTCTAATTGTTTCACAGATTCTTTGTATTTTAGAACTACTATCTCTCTTTACGTCTTTTTTGTCGACGTAACTACTTGAATACATCGATTTCGTGACATCCGCATTTTCCAAGTCGGATAAGAATAAACTGAGCCATGTGTTATTTTGGATTGCTTCTAGAAAATTATCTATGGATTTTTCAAACTTTTCAGGATCATGGTCATAGATCAGGTTTAGATTGATCCTTTGTTTTCTCATTAAATCAAACGCCTCATAGTATTTACTGTTATCTAGATATTCCCCTATAATTTTTAAGGAGAGAGGCCTTGGTTGTATTCCTTCTAGATTTCCTCTAGGCATTTGAAATACAGTCCTCGTTTCATTCGGTACAGCTATAACCAGCTTCGCGCCTCTTTCAATTTTCCTTTTATAAACATCAGATGATTCACTTTTCTGGTATTCTTTTAACGCATTCAGGCCTGAGGGTGTCAGTTCCACGCATAAGAGCACATGCTGAAGATTTGTCAATAAAAGGAAATGTGTATGAACGTAGAAGGAACTCACgttgttcaatattttttcaccaTCTAAATACAATATTCCTTTATGTGTCAGACTTAAAAAGTGAATTTCATCACCAACTTTTAGTACATTGAAAGTGGGGCATGGGACAGAAAACGAAACGTCCTGTGGTTCCATGGATCCTCCTACTGTGTAAAGCATAATATCCCCGTTTATAAGTTGGAGGTAGGCAGCTGAACTTTCATTCGGATGGGACTCAATTCTTACTACAGGTTCTGGCAAAGActctgtatttatttttgtaatttctgCAGACTTTATATTGTATTCAGATATAAAATAACTGTTGTTATTGTCCACTTCAGAGCAGATTAAAGTGTCAGAGTTCAACCAAAACCAATTATAATATTGGAATGGGAAATTGTACTTTTCTAAAGTAAAAGTCTTGaataattcatattttaaaGGAAACTTTTCGGTTTGCCTGTAAAATTCTAGTTTATTATCTGTGGTGCACACAAAGAAAGTATTAGGATCGTGATCATTATCATCTTTTTTAAAATGAACAGAGTTTACACTTGAGTTTGACTCTATTTCAAGACTTGCCATAGGAGGAGGCACAACGGTTTGCCTAAACCCAGTAGCTAATGCTTTCTTCCCATCTATAACAATTACTACAGCATCATCATTACTGCGTTTCCCTCTACTGTGATTGATATTCCAAATccatgaatatgtataatgctgACCGTTACTTAACACAAGATGCAGTTTCTTGTTGTTAGCAACATCGAAATCATTGTCCCAGATTATCTTGCTTATTTTTTGATAACTATTGAATGTTAGAGTTTGTTTAAGATACCAGTGATAGTTCCCAGTTGTAAATAACAGCAAACTGTGTGAGCTAGTTGCTTTGTTATAGCATTGCAGTGCTATTATTTCAGAATCTGAACTCCAAGCTAGATCCTGAACCTCTGTCTGTGCATCAACAGGTATATCGAAACCTCCATGTTTAAGACCATTCTTTTCAAAGAATGCGACCAcatatttgtcattaattttttGTGTTGTAGCAATGACATTACCGCTTGGTCGCCATGAGAGATTTGCCTCCAAACCTGGTTGTTTTTCACTGGTGTACTGTAGATGGCCCTCTCTATCAAAGACTTTGAATCGTCTGATGCCGTCCATAAGGAATCCAACTGCGTAAAGGTTGCCATCGCCTCTCCAAGATATTTTAACTGCATTATTAGCATCTGTGTCTGTAAAATAGAAATTTAAAGAGTTGTAGAGTGATAGATCACTTATATTTGGTGTATACAGTTATGCTGTGTAActtatttgaataataaaataaaataaattgtaaaatatcaCTTTCTATCGCTTTGCatgtctaaataaaaaaaaattgttgtaaaCAGCCGTAGATTCATGACTTAAGAATAGTTGACTAAAATCTCAAGTATGATCATTacaataaaagaaataaattaacaactATTTGGCTTAGCTTGTAAAATTAGTGAAATAACAAAATACTTGGACATAATCTGGTTATGGATTTAGTTGGGTTCTCAGGCCCGGATTTAGTGACCTAGGGCCCCTAGGCACTTGGTATGCCACTTAGAATTTAGGTGGGGTTCTCCATCTCAAAACCATTGCTAGGTTGCCTGGGCCACTAAGCCCGGGCCTTGTGAGCTTAGGCAGTAATCCGGCACTGTTGGTTCATTGAAAAAAATTACTAGTTTTTAGTAGCAAAATTACAATAAACTTACCACCACTAACTTCAGTTTTCAATTTAGCAGCCTGCTTGCCTTCAGACCCATGGAACTGAGTTTCCTTCTTCCCCCACCCGACTGTGATAAATTCCTTCTCCCCGAACTCTTGGTCTAGAATGGGTGTCTCGTGAACGGGATCAAATGTGCAGGACATCAGAATGGTGTTCATGTCTTTTGTTACCAGAACTAGCAGTTCTTGGTCTGGGCTCCACTCCATTgcctgtaaaaaaaaaagtatagtagtagtataagtagtagtatcttatacctttaaataagcaattcttatattatattagtacacaaaaatgtattttttaaatgactTTGACTGTTTACATAATCTTTTCaaagggttttaaaatagaagaGTTTAATAGGTAAGTTAATAATTACTgcatatttatatttgtattttgcTCCTAAACTAGATCTTTGATCTTTTTGATGTGTAAAGGAAATGGAAATATGTATTGTTCTTCTACTTAAAAATTACCCTTCTTTTTTACCAGACTGCCAAGGGAGGGTTATGTATTAGTTGTATTACTAATAAAGGATTCACctagttataaaagtatttatGAATATTATTCAATTACATCAAAACAAACACACACAGAAAGTATATAACTTAGATAATATGTACAATAATCTACAAAATCAGCTACCCATGGGTAAAATGAGACCTCCAGATCAGAGTAAGACACTGCACTTGACGATTTTAGCGTGGACTTAAATGTTTAGAAGGGACTATAATCATTTGAAAATGTTTAAGTGGATAGTTATACTATCTACTACATATTTAACAACCCAATACGTATTTCTACTTACATAATGATCAGTTTACTAAACCTTGTAAAATCTGATATTTAAAAACGGAAATCTTACCAATAATCCAGCCTGACAGACCCCAGCGAGCTCGCAGCTGGTGCC
The window above is part of the Cydia amplana chromosome 18, ilCydAmpl1.1, whole genome shotgun sequence genome. Proteins encoded here:
- the LOC134656281 gene encoding putative elongator complex protein 1, with protein sequence MRNLELWHVNVRNLVTNSEDQLATFCYGHGEGNFTGELYSCSHNLIVSNFDEDGEVKWTKDLCELASPENSPVNVTYLPLSNALCVGLANGELFTISELGTSCELAGVCQAGLLAMEWSPDQELLVLVTKDMNTILMSCTFDPVHETPILDQEFGEKEFITVGWGKKETQFHGSEGKQAAKLKTEVSGDTDANNAVKISWRGDGNLYAVGFLMDGIRRFKVFDREGHLQYTSEKQPGLEANLSWRPSGNVIATTQKINDKYVVAFFEKNGLKHGGFDIPVDAQTEVQDLAWSSDSEIIALQCYNKATSSHSLLLFTTGNYHWYLKQTLTFNSYQKISKIIWDNDFDVANNKKLHLVLSNGQHYTYSWIWNINHSRGKRSNDDAVVIVIDGKKALATGFRQTVVPPPMASLEIESNSSVNSVHFKKDDNDHDPNTFFVCTTDNKLEFYRQTEKFPLKYELFKTFTLEKYNFPFQYYNWFWLNSDTLICSEVDNNNSYFISEYNIKSAEITKINTESLPEPVVRIESHPNESSAAYLQLINGDIMLYTVGGSMEPQDVSFSVPCPTFNVLKVGDEIHFLSLTHKGILYLDGEKILNNVSSFYVHTHFLLLTNLQHVLLCVELTPSGLNALKEYQKSESSDVYKRKIERGAKLVIAVPNETRTVFQMPRGNLEGIQPRPLSLKIIGEYLDNSKYYEAFDLMRKQRINLNLIYDHDPEKFEKSIDNFLEAIQNNTWLSLFLSDLENADVTKSMYSSSYVDKKDVKRDSSSKIQRICETIRTHLMKRPDKDTKILPILTTYVKMNTVEDLESALTVIKDLKTKETSGKLPVTSDEALKYLLYMVDVNQLFDVALGMYDFDLVLLVANKSQKDPKEYVPMLNEFNSMEESYKRFSINKQLKRFTRAVECLAKCGQDKYDELKTFVKYHSLYREALRLFNNGDEIYTEIAEDFGLHLRLKKQYTEAGIIYERANNIEKAIECYKDALEWELVVKLLCTRSKDEQSVICWELANGLKDEKRQGEGLTLLEQFCNDKAEIVKYAIEGRLFKSALRLCFMYKLGELKDDHLLPAVMEEYGNLQELIERNWGTFTKHRDRLFIVRETKRNAPEIDISYANKDCDLYSDAGSTVASSNSRSSGRTFRSSKNRRKHERKVASLKEGSQYEDVALVMALHNLITSTFELRLQARELNTALSCLNKDHEAFLLQSCLEKLLKEMKDSFKDIWTNELVIEATNAAIAALNVPEGCSVLPQGIGSLEPHMRIAPIIQDISWKLDGLN